One window from the genome of Halococcus salifodinae DSM 8989 encodes:
- a CDS encoding thiolase family protein gives MNTNVAIVGASMTQFGQRDAWVRELLAEAGAACLDDAGVGPETVEHLYVSNMASGEFEGMTGVPNALAHDLDCLPAYTQRVDQTSSSGGAGMYAAWQSIASGASEMTLLVGGEKMTHRSTSEATDVIASLTHPVEYKHGVTLPSFAGLTARLYLDQYDAPRESLGKVAVKNHKNGVDNPHAQFRKEVDLDTVLESPIVADPLRLYDFCPITDGSAALLFCPESVAKEYTDEYVVIAGVGGATDTHVVHERSDPTTMGGVVESGREAYEMSGYDPDDIDVAELHDMFTILEFLQMEGLGFAEPGEAWRATEDGRTERDGDLPINTSGGLKSKGHPLGASGVAQGYEIYKQLLGEAGPRQVDADVGLACNVGGFGNCVITTIMEASA, from the coding sequence ATGAACACGAACGTCGCGATCGTCGGGGCGTCGATGACCCAGTTCGGCCAGCGCGACGCGTGGGTGCGTGAGCTGCTCGCCGAGGCGGGCGCGGCGTGTCTCGACGATGCGGGCGTCGGCCCCGAAACCGTCGAACATCTCTACGTCTCGAACATGGCGAGCGGCGAGTTCGAGGGGATGACGGGCGTCCCGAACGCGCTCGCTCACGATCTCGACTGCCTGCCGGCGTACACCCAGCGAGTCGATCAGACCTCTTCGTCGGGTGGGGCCGGGATGTACGCCGCGTGGCAGTCGATCGCCTCGGGCGCGAGCGAGATGACCTTGCTGGTGGGCGGCGAGAAGATGACCCACCGCTCGACGAGCGAGGCCACCGACGTCATCGCGTCGCTCACCCATCCTGTGGAGTACAAACACGGTGTCACGCTCCCGAGCTTTGCGGGCCTCACGGCACGCCTGTACCTCGATCAGTACGACGCACCGCGCGAGAGCCTCGGGAAGGTCGCGGTCAAGAACCACAAAAACGGCGTCGACAACCCCCACGCCCAGTTTCGAAAGGAGGTCGATCTCGACACCGTCCTGGAGAGCCCGATCGTCGCCGATCCCCTCCGACTGTACGATTTCTGTCCCATCACCGACGGGAGCGCGGCGCTCCTGTTCTGTCCGGAGTCCGTGGCGAAGGAGTACACCGACGAGTACGTCGTGATCGCGGGCGTCGGCGGCGCGACCGATACCCACGTGGTCCACGAGCGCAGTGATCCTACCACCATGGGCGGCGTGGTCGAATCCGGTCGCGAAGCCTACGAAATGAGCGGGTACGACCCCGACGACATCGACGTTGCCGAACTCCACGACATGTTCACGATCCTCGAGTTCCTCCAGATGGAGGGGCTCGGCTTCGCCGAGCCTGGCGAAGCGTGGCGCGCGACCGAGGATGGCCGGACCGAGCGCGACGGCGACCTCCCGATCAACACTTCGGGAGGGTTGAAGTCGAAGGGCCATCCCCTCGGCGCGAGCGGCGTCGCACAGGGCTACGAGATCTACAAACAGCTGCTCGGCGAGGCCGGCCCGCGTCAGGTCGACGCCGATGTCGGACTCGCGTGCAACGTCGGCGGGTTCGGCAACTGCGTCATCACCACGATCATGGAGGCGAGCGCATGA
- a CDS encoding OB-fold domain-containing protein, which translates to MSHENDGAPDRDADAGETPPMEATRYADGSITYPGHTIGPGGAEPVETVDLSEHTATVVTWTTSTAPPPGVDAPNHLAIVAFDIDGETVRALGQVTTDEIAIGDDVTPVYAAELRNPEAGIREPESQDWDGYRFEPV; encoded by the coding sequence ATGAGCCACGAAAACGACGGCGCGCCCGACCGCGACGCCGACGCGGGCGAGACGCCCCCGATGGAAGCGACTCGGTACGCCGACGGTTCGATCACGTACCCCGGCCACACGATCGGGCCCGGCGGGGCGGAGCCGGTCGAAACCGTGGATCTGAGCGAGCATACCGCGACGGTGGTGACGTGGACGACGAGCACCGCGCCGCCGCCCGGCGTGGACGCACCCAACCATCTTGCGATCGTCGCATTCGACATCGATGGCGAGACGGTCCGAGCGCTCGGCCAGGTCACGACCGACGAGATCGCAATCGGCGACGACGTCACGCCGGTGTACGCTGCGGAACTCCGCAACCCCGAAGCCGGAATCCGCGAGCCCGAGAGTCAGGACTGGGACGGGTATCGGTTCGAACCGGTCTAA
- a CDS encoding DUF7547 family protein, translating to MSDRPDGDRRSSDDRRRDRDRGTDQDLGRLAGDLSTTLDDLRDELEGERGPPRGPLGLPRPPTAGELVRFTDEYTIPTAIAVLEANIRLLEALQGVIRLARTGEEARERGREMRSRTERLGRDGLDRLDDVLVDLQDALDGRPENPEARTLLDDARELRREIDDRLDEAGNEDGSRADTTRPRGSADGEPEDAESGATDDPAGESVTIDVDSELDSIRDEVDGDDDEEDS from the coding sequence ATGAGTGACCGACCGGACGGCGATCGGCGATCCAGCGACGATCGACGGCGCGACCGCGACCGAGGGACTGACCAGGATCTCGGGCGGTTGGCCGGCGATCTCTCGACCACGCTGGACGATCTCCGCGACGAGCTGGAGGGCGAGCGCGGTCCGCCACGGGGGCCGCTCGGGCTGCCGCGGCCGCCGACAGCCGGCGAGCTCGTCCGGTTCACCGACGAGTACACCATCCCCACCGCGATCGCGGTGCTCGAAGCCAACATCCGGCTGCTCGAAGCACTCCAGGGCGTCATCCGGCTGGCTCGCACCGGAGAGGAAGCCAGAGAGCGCGGGCGCGAAATGCGATCGCGGACGGAACGGCTCGGCCGCGACGGTCTCGATCGGCTCGACGACGTGCTCGTGGACCTTCAGGACGCGCTCGACGGCCGTCCCGAAAACCCCGAGGCCAGAACCCTGCTCGACGACGCCCGCGAACTTCGGCGCGAGATCGACGATCGCCTCGACGAGGCCGGAAACGAGGACGGCTCCCGAGCGGACACGACGCGGCCGCGCGGCTCCGCTGACGGCGAGCCTGAGGACGCGGAGTCGGGCGCGACCGACGACCCTGCCGGCGAGAGCGTCACTATCGATGTCGATTCCGAACTCGACTCGATCCGCGACGAGGTCGACGGCGACGACGACGAGGAAGACTCGTAG
- the dpsA gene encoding DNA starvation/stationary phase protection protein DpsA, with protein sequence MSAQKSDSQLQQEFGTVEESPALRIEGDRAEQIVDALNADLASSYVLYHQLKKHHWNVEGAEFLEVHRFLEEAYEAVEHHSDVIAERAQALGGVPIAGPEAHAEHSYVEFEGEDVYDVRTSLRSDMEMFADIIERMRDHIELTNNLGDYTSEEVVRGAIADYEEYAHHLEHYLEDDTLVLDEATH encoded by the coding sequence ATGAGCGCACAGAAATCCGATTCGCAACTCCAGCAGGAGTTCGGGACCGTCGAGGAATCGCCGGCACTCCGGATCGAAGGCGACCGGGCCGAGCAGATCGTCGACGCGCTGAACGCCGACCTCGCGTCGTCGTACGTGCTGTACCACCAGCTCAAGAAACACCACTGGAACGTCGAAGGCGCAGAGTTCCTCGAAGTCCATCGGTTCCTCGAAGAGGCCTACGAGGCCGTCGAGCACCACTCCGATGTGATCGCCGAGCGCGCCCAGGCGCTCGGAGGCGTCCCGATCGCCGGGCCCGAAGCCCACGCCGAACACAGCTACGTCGAGTTCGAGGGCGAGGACGTCTACGACGTCCGGACGTCGCTCCGCAGCGACATGGAGATGTTCGCCGACATCATCGAGCGGATGCGTGACCACATCGAACTCACGAACAACCTCGGCGACTACACCTCCGAGGAAGTGGTCCGCGGTGCGATCGCCGACTACGAGGAGTACGCCCACCATCTCGAACACTACCTCGAAGACGACACCCTCGTGCTCGACGAGGCGACCCACTGA
- a CDS encoding DUF7331 family protein, with protein MSTSPHETPSESSSDAPAPIERIAAFERDDGAIVIYDEREPTAWIQSSGAVDVDEAR; from the coding sequence ATGAGCACGTCCCCGCACGAGACCCCCTCCGAGTCGTCCAGTGACGCGCCCGCTCCGATAGAGCGCATCGCCGCCTTCGAGCGCGACGACGGCGCGATCGTCATCTACGACGAGCGCGAGCCAACGGCGTGGATCCAGTCGAGCGGCGCTGTCGACGTCGACGAAGCGCGCTGA
- a CDS encoding YbaK/EbsC family protein, with protein MHPRARAFADRAAAEHDLDVDVHEFPEGTKTAADAADAIGCDVAQIASSLAFHAPDLVVVVTSGANRVSEARLARIRDVAESEVEMADADDVRETLGWSIGGVPPFCHESDVPVYLDETLTGFETVWAAAGTPEAVFPVAPDRLEALASARSVDVAE; from the coding sequence ATGCATCCCCGAGCACGTGCGTTCGCCGACCGCGCCGCCGCAGAACACGACCTCGACGTCGACGTTCACGAGTTCCCGGAAGGAACCAAGACGGCGGCCGACGCCGCCGACGCGATCGGGTGTGACGTCGCCCAGATCGCGAGTTCGCTCGCCTTTCATGCGCCCGACCTCGTCGTCGTGGTCACGAGCGGAGCCAACCGGGTGAGCGAGGCGCGCCTCGCCCGGATTCGAGACGTTGCCGAGAGCGAGGTCGAAATGGCCGACGCCGACGACGTACGCGAGACGCTCGGCTGGTCGATCGGCGGCGTCCCACCCTTTTGCCACGAGTCGGACGTGCCGGTGTATCTCGATGAGACCCTCACCGGGTTCGAGACGGTCTGGGCCGCCGCCGGCACCCCCGAAGCGGTGTTCCCAGTCGCACCGGACCGGCTCGAAGCGCTCGCGAGCGCGCGATCGGTCGACGTGGCCGAATGA
- a CDS encoding alanyl-tRNA editing protein, protein MSDQRYLPDDEYTREFEARVTSIDEADHTVVLDGTYFYKEGGGQPADHGSLSWDDGSARVVDVRQDHGEIRHTLEGDLPESGTTAHGELDWERRYAHMRYHTAQHVVSKVVLDEFDASTAGNQIHADRARIDFEPAQFDAEDLRTIERLSNDLIERDLPVEKSRRSRDALEAETPDGRTNLDLIPEHVDPLRAVAIGDVDVCPCGGTHVDSLGELGRIEIVERTSKGADVDRIEFVLHDPD, encoded by the coding sequence GTGAGCGACCAGCGCTATCTCCCCGACGACGAGTACACCCGCGAGTTCGAAGCTCGCGTGACGAGCATCGACGAAGCGGACCACACCGTGGTTCTCGACGGCACGTACTTCTACAAGGAGGGTGGCGGCCAGCCCGCCGATCACGGGAGTCTCTCGTGGGATGACGGCTCGGCGCGCGTGGTCGACGTCCGCCAGGATCACGGCGAAATCCGCCACACCCTGGAGGGTGATCTGCCCGAATCCGGAACCACGGCTCACGGCGAACTCGACTGGGAGCGCCGCTACGCCCACATGCGCTACCACACCGCCCAACACGTCGTCTCGAAGGTCGTCCTCGACGAGTTCGACGCGAGTACGGCGGGCAATCAGATTCACGCCGATCGCGCCCGGATCGACTTCGAGCCCGCACAGTTCGACGCAGAGGACCTCCGGACGATCGAGCGACTCTCGAACGACCTGATCGAGCGCGATCTCCCGGTCGAAAAATCCCGTCGCTCGCGCGACGCTCTCGAAGCCGAAACTCCCGATGGCCGGACCAATCTCGATCTCATCCCCGAGCACGTCGACCCGCTCCGGGCGGTCGCGATCGGTGATGTCGATGTCTGTCCGTGCGGCGGCACCCACGTCGACAGCCTCGGCGAGCTCGGCCGAATCGAGATCGTTGAACGAACCTCGAAGGGAGCGGATGTCGACCGGATCGAGTTCGTTCTCCACGATCCCGACTGA
- a CDS encoding DUF998 domain-containing protein, whose translation MNGSLDRRLVVVSGALAPVVALGSIFLGTALSPTFSWAGSALSDLGVTPASALAFNGGLVAGGVLALPLAWVLAADGRSTLGAVFGLTAVSMALVGVFRSGHPLHFPVALSFYLGATLTMLVDGIGALRAGARTWGLAALGLALVHIGSWAAWSTGVRPGSGLAIPEAIGAVLFAIWVWGVALQLRSSEIRA comes from the coding sequence GTGAACGGTTCGCTCGATCGGCGTCTCGTCGTGGTCTCGGGTGCGCTCGCTCCGGTCGTCGCGCTCGGATCGATCTTTCTCGGAACCGCCCTCTCACCGACGTTCTCGTGGGCAGGAAGTGCACTCTCGGACCTCGGCGTGACGCCCGCGAGCGCGCTCGCGTTCAACGGCGGTCTCGTCGCCGGCGGCGTGCTCGCGCTCCCGCTCGCGTGGGTGCTCGCAGCCGATGGTCGATCGACTCTGGGAGCGGTGTTCGGTCTCACGGCCGTCTCGATGGCGCTTGTTGGGGTTTTCCGGTCGGGACACCCGCTTCACTTCCCGGTCGCGCTCAGTTTCTATCTCGGGGCGACCCTGACGATGCTGGTCGACGGGATCGGGGCGCTTCGAGCGGGCGCGCGGACGTGGGGTCTCGCCGCCCTCGGGCTCGCGCTCGTCCACATCGGCTCGTGGGCCGCGTGGAGCACCGGTGTCCGTCCTGGATCGGGGCTCGCGATCCCCGAAGCGATCGGCGCAGTGCTGTTCGCGATCTGGGTGTGGGGAGTCGCGTTGCAGCTCCGCTCGTCCGAAATTCGGGCGTAG
- the purL gene encoding phosphoribosylformylglycinamidine synthase subunit PurL, which translates to MPLPEADRERIVAELGREPTPAEAALFENLWSEHCAYRSSRPLLSAFDSDSEDVVIGPGDDAAVVAVPTPDGTDGADGNDDIDNLYVTLGIESHNHPSYVDPYDGAATGVGGIVRDTLSMGAYPIALTDSLYFGAFDAEHSRYLFDGVVEGIADYGNAIGVPTVGGSVAFHPDYEGNPLVNVACAGLLSADRLVTAEAQRAGNKLVLVGNATGRDGLGGASFASEDLAEDAETEDRPAVQVGDPYTEKLLIEANEALIDEDLVQAARDLGAAGLGGASSELIAKGGFGAEIDLEAVHRREPGMNATEILLAESQERMCYEVRPEDTDRVQEIAERFDLGCSVIGEISGGNYTCSFDSETVVDVPATYLADGAPMNDLPAEPPTQPERDLPGSPVDSAFERVLSDPNTASKEWVYRQYDHEVGLRTAVRPGDDAAVMDLHEAGVGLAISAGAEPRWTSAAPYEGACAIALENATNLAATGAKPLAAVDCLNGGNPENPDVYGGFSAIVDGLAEMCSDLSVPVVGGNVSLYNDSVAGPIPPTPTLAMVGTRAWDDDGQDASTDEGPTNANEGPTHADAGPSTALAGKGALLVVGDRVLDGEQAGLGGSAYLAPEGSDRFASLPANPAALVEALATVATHEATTAVHDASHGGLAVTLAEMVTPAVGAAVEIEGPASPAEHLFHEQPGRAVIETRDPEAVREAFTGVAPVHELGSTTDTGRLEASVGDTELSMSAETVAERRAVLDREMD; encoded by the coding sequence ATGCCCCTTCCCGAGGCCGACCGCGAGCGGATCGTCGCGGAGCTCGGCCGCGAGCCGACGCCGGCGGAGGCCGCACTGTTCGAGAATCTCTGGAGTGAACACTGTGCGTACCGCTCCTCGCGCCCACTACTGTCGGCGTTCGACAGCGATAGTGAGGACGTGGTGATCGGCCCAGGCGACGACGCCGCCGTGGTGGCCGTGCCGACGCCCGATGGAACCGACGGTGCGGATGGGAACGACGACATCGACAACCTCTACGTCACGCTCGGGATCGAGAGCCACAACCATCCCTCGTACGTCGATCCGTACGACGGCGCGGCGACGGGCGTCGGCGGGATCGTCCGCGACACGCTCTCGATGGGGGCGTACCCGATCGCGCTGACCGACTCGCTCTACTTCGGTGCGTTCGACGCCGAACACTCCCGCTATCTGTTCGACGGCGTCGTGGAGGGGATCGCGGACTACGGCAACGCGATCGGCGTGCCGACCGTCGGCGGCAGCGTCGCGTTTCATCCCGACTACGAGGGCAACCCCCTCGTGAACGTGGCGTGTGCAGGCCTCCTCTCTGCGGATCGGCTCGTTACCGCCGAGGCACAGCGCGCGGGGAACAAGCTAGTGCTCGTCGGGAACGCCACGGGGCGCGACGGACTGGGCGGGGCGAGTTTCGCGAGTGAGGACCTCGCGGAGGACGCCGAAACCGAGGATCGACCGGCGGTTCAGGTCGGCGATCCCTATACTGAAAAACTCCTGATCGAGGCGAACGAGGCGCTGATCGACGAGGACCTCGTGCAGGCGGCGCGGGATCTTGGAGCCGCCGGACTCGGCGGAGCATCCTCCGAACTGATCGCCAAGGGGGGTTTCGGGGCCGAGATCGATCTGGAAGCAGTCCACCGGCGCGAGCCGGGGATGAACGCGACCGAAATCCTGCTCGCCGAGTCTCAGGAACGGATGTGTTACGAGGTCCGACCGGAGGACACCGATCGAGTGCAGGAGATCGCCGAGCGGTTCGATCTGGGATGTTCGGTCATCGGTGAGATTTCCGGGGGGAACTACACCTGTTCGTTCGACAGTGAGACCGTCGTCGACGTCCCCGCGACCTACCTCGCCGACGGCGCACCGATGAACGACCTTCCCGCCGAACCACCCACGCAACCCGAGCGCGATCTCCCCGGCAGCCCGGTCGATTCGGCGTTCGAGCGGGTTCTGAGCGATCCGAACACCGCGAGTAAGGAGTGGGTCTACCGCCAGTACGATCACGAAGTCGGGCTTCGGACCGCCGTCCGACCGGGCGACGACGCGGCGGTGATGGACCTCCACGAGGCCGGCGTCGGCCTCGCGATCTCGGCGGGCGCGGAGCCGCGCTGGACGAGCGCCGCCCCCTACGAGGGTGCGTGCGCGATCGCGCTCGAAAACGCCACGAATCTCGCCGCCACAGGGGCAAAGCCGCTCGCCGCCGTCGACTGTCTCAACGGCGGCAACCCCGAGAACCCCGACGTCTACGGCGGCTTTTCGGCGATCGTCGACGGCCTCGCCGAGATGTGCAGCGACCTCTCGGTGCCGGTCGTGGGCGGCAACGTCTCGCTCTACAACGACTCGGTGGCGGGCCCGATCCCGCCGACACCGACGCTCGCGATGGTCGGCACGCGAGCATGGGACGACGACGGCCAGGACGCAAGCACCGACGAAGGACCGACGAACGCCAACGAGGGACCGACGCACGCCGACGCCGGGCCGTCGACCGCGCTCGCTGGCAAGGGGGCGCTCCTCGTGGTCGGCGATCGCGTTCTCGACGGCGAACAGGCAGGACTCGGCGGATCGGCGTATCTCGCTCCGGAGGGCTCCGACCGATTCGCCTCGCTGCCGGCGAATCCGGCCGCGCTCGTCGAAGCGCTCGCGACGGTGGCGACTCACGAGGCGACGACCGCGGTCCACGACGCGAGCCACGGGGGGTTGGCGGTGACGCTCGCGGAGATGGTCACGCCGGCTGTGGGTGCGGCTGTCGAGATCGAGGGCCCAGCAAGTCCGGCCGAGCACCTCTTTCACGAACAGCCAGGCCGGGCAGTGATCGAGACCCGGGACCCGGAGGCGGTCCGCGAGGCGTTCACGGGCGTCGCGCCGGTCCACGAACTCGGGTCGACGACCGACACCGGCCGACTCGAAGCGAGCGTCGGCGACACCGAACTCTCGATGTCGGCCGAGACGGTCGCCGAACGTCGGGCAGTGCTCGATCGCGAGATGGACTGA